In Epinephelus moara isolate mb chromosome 9, YSFRI_EMoa_1.0, whole genome shotgun sequence, a genomic segment contains:
- the LOC126395803 gene encoding thrombin inhibitor hemalin-like isoform X1, translating into MEKTAILFSVLLLGWTWTLQRVSADDDQVKTTESTLVPADAEGATVNTAVHDATEHSTTLHSAKYAALIRAPFNATEVCNKAPQRGTSMCLAYIERYFYNSTSMRCETFIYGGCGGNRNNFKNKIECMQRCHPKEVCNAPPETGPCKAHFENYFYNSISKSCEKFVYGGCLGNHNNFKDERECMQRCHPEEEEHPTAA; encoded by the exons ATGGAGAAAACAGCGATTCTGTTTTCTGTGCTGCTCCTGGGGTGGACCTGGACCCTCCAGAGGGTCTCTGCTGATGACGATCAG GTGAAGACCACTGAGAGTACTTTGGTGCCTGCAGACGCTGAGGGTGCTACTGTTAATACAGCTGTGCACGATGCAACTGAACACAGTACAACTCTACACAGTGCAAAATATGCAGCTCTAATCAGGGCTCCGTTCAATGCAACAG AGGTCTGTAACAAAGCACCTCAAAGAGGTACCAGTATGTGTTTGGCATACATTGAGCGTTACTTCTACAACTCCACCTCAATGCGCTGTGAGACATTCATCTATGGAGGGTGTGGGGGCAACCGGAACAACTTTAAAAACAAGATAGAGTGTATGCAGAGATGTCACCCTAAAG AGGTCTGTAACGCACCACCTGAAACAGGCCCATGTAAGGCACACTTTGAGAATTACTTCTACAACTCCATCTCAAAGAGCTGTGAGAAATTCGTCTATGGAGGGTGTTTGGGCAACCACAACAACTTTAAAGATGAAAGAGAGTGTATGCAGAGATGTCACCCTGAAG AAGAAGAGCACCCAACAGCGGCGTGA
- the LOC126395803 gene encoding kunitz-type protease inhibitor 2-like isoform X3, translating to MEKTAILFSVLLLGWTWTLQRVSADDDQVKTTESTVVPADAEGATVNTAVHDATEHSTTLHNATDAALNSAPFNATETCVKAPETGPCKAYKVRYFSNSTSKSCEKFVYGGCGGNRNNFQDEKACMQRCHTEGMAVLGAEEGEEREEREDGEEGEEEEEHPTAA from the exons ATGGAGAAAACAGCGATTCTGTTTTCTGTGCTGCTCCTGGGGTGGACCTGGACCCTCCAGAGGGTCTCTGCTGATGACGATCAG GTGAAGACCACTGAGAGTACTGTGGTGCCTGCAGACGCTGAGGGTGCTACTGTTAATACAGCTGTGCACGATGCAACTGAACACAGTACAACTCTACACAATGCAACCGATGCAGCTCTTAACAGTGCTCCGTTCAATGCAACAG aGACCTGTGTCAAAGCACCTGAAACAGGCCCATGTAAGGCATATAAGGTCCGTTACTTCTCCAACTCCACCTCAAAGAGCTGTGAGAAATTTGTCTATGGAGGGTGTGGGGGCAACCGGAACAACTTTCAAGATGAGAAAGCGTGTATGCAGAGATGTCACACTGAAG GAATGGCAGTACTTGGAGCAGAGGAgggtgaggagagagaggagagagaggatggagaggagggagaggagg AAGAAGAGCACCCAACAGCGGCGTGA
- the LOC126395803 gene encoding kunitz-type protease inhibitor 2-like isoform X4, giving the protein MEKTAILFSVLLLGWTWTLQRVSADDDQVKTTESTLVPADAEGATVNTAVHDATEHSTTLHSAKYAALIRAPFNATEVCNAPPETGPCKAHFENYFYNSISKSCEKFVYGGCLGNHNNFKDERECMQRCHPEEEEHPTAA; this is encoded by the exons ATGGAGAAAACAGCGATTCTGTTTTCTGTGCTGCTCCTGGGGTGGACCTGGACCCTCCAGAGGGTCTCTGCTGATGACGATCAG GTGAAGACCACTGAGAGTACTTTGGTGCCTGCAGACGCTGAGGGTGCTACTGTTAATACAGCTGTGCACGATGCAACTGAACACAGTACAACTCTACACAGTGCAAAATATGCAGCTCTAATCAGGGCTCCGTTCAATGCAACAG AGGTCTGTAACGCACCACCTGAAACAGGCCCATGTAAGGCACACTTTGAGAATTACTTCTACAACTCCATCTCAAAGAGCTGTGAGAAATTCGTCTATGGAGGGTGTTTGGGCAACCACAACAACTTTAAAGATGAAAGAGAGTGTATGCAGAGATGTCACCCTGAAG AAGAAGAGCACCCAACAGCGGCGTGA
- the LOC126395803 gene encoding kunitz-type protease inhibitor 2-like isoform X2, producing MEKTVILFSVLLLGWTWTLQKVAADEDQVKTTESTVVPADAEGATVNTAVHDATEHSTTLHNATDAALNSAPFNATETCVKAPETGPCKAYKVRYFSNSTSKSCEKFVYGGCGGNRNNFQDEKACMQRCHTEGMAVLGAEEGEEREEREDGEEGEEEEEHPTAA from the exons ATGGAGAAAACAGTGATTCTGTTTTCTGTGCTGCTCCTGGGGTGGACCTGGACCCTCCAGAAGGTCGCTGCTGATGAAGATCAG GTGAAGACCACTGAGAGTACTGTGGTGCCTGCAGACGCTGAGGGTGCTACTGTTAATACAGCTGTGCACGATGCAACTGAACACAGTACAACTCTACACAATGCAACCGATGCAGCTCTTAACAGTGCTCCGTTCAATGCAACAG aGACCTGTGTCAAAGCACCTGAAACAGGCCCATGTAAGGCATATAAGGTCCGTTACTTCTCCAACTCCACCTCAAAGAGCTGTGAGAAATTTGTCTATGGAGGGTGTGGGGGCAACCGGAACAACTTTCAAGATGAGAAAGCGTGTATGCAGAGATGTCACACTGAAG GAATGGCAGTACTTGGAGCAGAGGAgggtgaggagagagaggagagagaggatggagaggagggagaggagg AAGAAGAGCACCCAACAGCGGCGTGA